In the genome of Streptomyces collinus, one region contains:
- a CDS encoding cellulose-binding domain-containing protein, with amino-acid sequence MPDLPTPQDASEAALFSECWDAVLAYADLCTSGSTAAAQLGREAFAHGIREARAADTGPVRGTGRRPARLPRIPLLLTSVRTTAAAWEEEGQGHKLDPDLRLWLNSDKAARYTGPPLQRPLALRGLRDLQQADAELLWFTEVEALPLPLVAGRLGLDPAGAAEELQQVRTLFRDRCHRNHLDTPMDARCRSYARLLDAVTRSSAAETPGDLSRHLATCVQCAEAAACLRLHGGALPQALAGGVIGWGGLAYLERRRRAAEVRLGAGRPGSADKAAGAPEDGEQKARVARNSLLVAAVLVSVLALGVSLMPFGSGGDDLGAPGGADRQPVADPAPPLPSAPSLPPATSKPAERTTQGTKKPEKSGKPEGKNRHTEPQGTSSPTARTEPGESADPVCRVEYDLVNQWPDGFQATVTVTSAESLDSWRVAWSFRDGQRVGQIWDASVSQDGSRVTATAADYNKSVPAGGDLAFGFISSWRGKNSPPYDFELNGHACSKSG; translated from the coding sequence ATGCCCGACCTGCCTACCCCTCAGGACGCCTCCGAGGCCGCGCTGTTCTCCGAGTGCTGGGACGCGGTCCTCGCGTACGCGGATCTGTGCACGTCCGGTTCCACGGCCGCCGCCCAGCTGGGCCGTGAGGCGTTCGCACACGGCATCCGCGAGGCCCGCGCCGCCGACACCGGCCCGGTCCGCGGCACCGGCCGCCGCCCGGCCCGGCTGCCCCGCATACCCCTGCTGCTGACCTCCGTACGCACCACCGCCGCGGCCTGGGAGGAGGAGGGGCAGGGCCACAAGCTCGACCCCGACCTGCGCCTGTGGCTCAACTCGGACAAGGCCGCCCGCTACACCGGCCCGCCCCTGCAGCGCCCGCTCGCGCTGCGCGGTCTGCGCGACCTCCAGCAGGCGGACGCCGAACTGCTGTGGTTCACCGAGGTGGAGGCGCTGCCGCTGCCCCTGGTCGCCGGCCGCCTGGGCCTCGACCCGGCCGGCGCCGCCGAGGAACTCCAGCAGGTGCGCACCCTGTTCCGGGACCGCTGCCACCGCAACCACCTCGACACGCCGATGGACGCCCGGTGCCGCAGCTACGCCCGGCTGCTGGACGCCGTCACCCGCTCCTCCGCCGCCGAGACCCCCGGCGACCTCTCCCGGCACCTGGCCACCTGCGTGCAGTGCGCCGAGGCCGCCGCCTGCCTGCGCCTGCACGGCGGAGCCCTGCCCCAGGCGCTGGCCGGCGGCGTGATCGGCTGGGGCGGCCTCGCCTACCTGGAGCGCCGCCGCCGGGCCGCCGAGGTGCGGCTCGGCGCCGGCCGCCCCGGCTCCGCGGACAAGGCGGCCGGAGCGCCCGAGGACGGGGAGCAGAAGGCGCGCGTCGCCCGCAACAGCCTCCTCGTCGCCGCGGTCCTGGTCTCCGTGCTGGCCCTCGGCGTCTCGCTGATGCCCTTCGGCTCCGGAGGCGACGACCTCGGCGCGCCCGGTGGCGCCGACCGCCAGCCGGTGGCCGACCCCGCGCCGCCGCTGCCGTCCGCCCCGTCCCTGCCGCCCGCGACCTCGAAGCCGGCCGAGCGGACCACCCAGGGCACGAAGAAGCCGGAGAAGTCCGGCAAGCCGGAGGGAAAGAACCGCCACACCGAACCGCAGGGCACCTCCTCGCCCACCGCCCGGACCGAACCCGGCGAGAGCGCGGACCCCGTCTGCCGGGTCGAGTACGACCTGGTCAACCAGTGGCCCGACGGTTTCCAGGCCACCGTCACCGTCACCAGCGCCGAGTCCCTCGACTCCTGGCGCGTCGCCTGGTCCTTCCGGGACGGCCAGCGGGTCGGCCAGATCTGGGACGCATCCGTCTCCCAGGACGGCTCCCGCGTCACCGCCACCGCCGCCGACTACAACAAGTCGGTCCCCGCGGGCGGCGACCTGGCCTTCGGCTTCATCTCCTCCTGGCGGGGCAAGAACTCACCGCCGTACGACTTCGAGCTGAACGGCCACGCCTGCTCGAAGAGCGGCTGA
- a CDS encoding DUF4234 domain-containing protein, translating to MSGRAGKTRNIILVWLVWPLITLGIYHLVWYYKVNREAREFDSRIEVNPALAVLAVTVGWLVLVPPFVSVYNTGVRIARMQQSAGIQRSCNPWIGLILFIVVVLFPLYYQHELNQIWDRYQGAEEGEQVPLAV from the coding sequence ATGTCAGGTCGCGCAGGCAAAACCCGCAACATCATTCTCGTGTGGCTGGTCTGGCCGCTGATCACTCTGGGCATCTACCACTTGGTCTGGTACTACAAAGTGAACCGCGAGGCCCGGGAATTCGATTCGCGGATCGAGGTCAATCCGGCACTGGCCGTGCTGGCCGTCACCGTCGGCTGGCTGGTGCTCGTGCCGCCCTTCGTGTCGGTCTACAACACCGGTGTGCGGATCGCCCGGATGCAGCAGTCGGCCGGGATACAGCGGAGCTGCAATCCCTGGATCGGCCTCATCCTCTTCATCGTGGTCGTGTTGTTCCCGCTCTACTACCAGCATGAGCTGAACCAGATCTGGGACCGGTACCAGGGCGCGGAAGAGGGCGAGCAGGTGCCGCTCGCCGTCTGA